From Amphiura filiformis chromosome 20, Afil_fr2py, whole genome shotgun sequence, a single genomic window includes:
- the LOC140142064 gene encoding nucleoporin NUP35-like, translating to MEPMTLGSPPHSHSHHNIQPSHSGQFLPGYLMGDPMPSVSPSSSRVWSRSASPTKSMTPSNLGRLDRTDSRTQRTPVSHTPKPKDGAPPVAGLFDNVDSLRGSPAMGMGTSYIGAADKSGLDFSQHGLPASPLPRTPGPPFHGSGTPSSSRLFSPAQGPSSPAQIDPFYTQGEAITPEDQLDETWVTVFGFPPAATSFILQQFSQYGNICKHIVASSGNWMHLQYSSKIQAKKALSKNGKVLGNSIMIGVRPCIDKNIMEGRESDATTSFVSSPPAFGTPNRSLRTVSTGSQESDTQRNTPIRPLTAAYKAASSNHEVLQDGGTPQKSANIVSKTLEYMFGW from the exons GTTACCTAATGGGTGATCCCATGCCCTCTGTGTCGCCATCAAGTAGTCGTGTCTGGTCAAGAAGCGCTAGCCCAACCAAATCTATGACACCGTCAAATCTAGGACGTCTTGACAGAACAGACAGTCGCACACAAAGAACACCAGTCAGTCACACACCAAAGCCTAAAGATGGGGCACCACCAGTGGCAGGTCTATTTGACAATGTGGATTCATTGAGAGGCAGTCCAGCTATGGGAATGGGAACATCTTACATTGGGGCTGCAGATAAAAGTGGACTGGATTTCAGCCAGCATGGACTACCAGCGTCACCTTTGCCAAGGACACCGGGGCCACCATTTCATGGATCTG GGACTCCAAGCAGTAGCCGCTTATTTTCGCCAGCCCAAGGCCCATCGTCTCCCGCACAGATAGACCCCTTCTACACCCAAGGTGAAGCCATCACACCCGAAGACCAACTCGACGAAACCTGGGTAACTGTGTTCGGCTTTCCACCGGCTGCCACATCGTTCATTCTGCAACAATTCTCTCAATATGGTAACATTTGTAAGCATATAGTTGCCAGTAGTGGTAACTGGATGCACCTACAGTACAGCTCAAAGATTCAAGCCAAGAAAGCATTGAGTAAAAATGGGAAAGTATTAGGAAATAGCATTATGATTGGGGTTAGGCCTTGTATAGATAAGAATATCATGGAAGGTAGAGAAAGCGATGCCACAACGTCATTCGTAAGTTCACCACCAGCTTTTGGTACCCCTAACAGATCTCTGCGTACAGTTTCGACAGGCTCGCAGGAGTCGGATACACAACGAAACACCCCAATCAGGCCTCTGACTGCAGCGTACAAAGCAGCTAGTAGTAATCATGAGGTTTTACAAGACGGAGGCACTCCACAAAAGTCGGCAAATATAGTATCCAAGACATTAGAATACATGTTTGGGTGGTGA